In a genomic window of Prochlorococcus marinus subsp. marinus str. CCMP1375:
- a CDS encoding DUF3326 domain-containing protein, with the protein MIPSSSFPTLLLIPSGIGCQVGGYAGDAIPFARLLAASSGCLITHPNVMNGASLYWHDESIQYVEGFSVDQFACGDIVLRPVRNQRIGVLLDAGLGSELRKRHLDVIDACRATLGLDIGPVETTDSPLKITLEISSSGASWGKLSTPTPLLRAGERLKKEGATAIAVVTRFPDDLDSEELGAYRQGHGVDVIAGAEAVISHLLVRHLCLPCAHAPALSPLPIAEDLDPRAAGEELGYTFLPCVLVGLSHAPDLIPRDTLKTLSNLTKPNFISIEDLGAVVAPIGALGGEAVLGCIEKGIPLIAVSNPGVLKVDLDSLGLKADSLLTSHLRVYEVDNYLEAAGLVLALREGIAISSLKRPIQKVVET; encoded by the coding sequence TTGATTCCTTCTTCTTCCTTTCCTACGCTTTTGCTCATTCCTTCAGGAATTGGATGTCAAGTTGGAGGATATGCCGGAGATGCTATCCCTTTTGCTCGTTTACTAGCTGCTTCTTCTGGATGTTTAATTACGCATCCAAATGTGATGAATGGAGCGTCTCTTTATTGGCATGATGAAAGTATTCAATATGTAGAAGGATTTAGCGTTGATCAATTTGCATGTGGTGACATTGTTTTGCGCCCTGTTAGGAATCAAAGAATTGGTGTTCTGCTTGATGCTGGCTTGGGATCAGAATTACGTAAAAGACATTTGGATGTAATTGATGCTTGTCGAGCGACGTTGGGATTGGACATTGGTCCAGTCGAAACAACAGATTCCCCACTTAAAATAACTTTAGAGATTTCTTCAAGTGGTGCCAGTTGGGGGAAGCTTTCGACTCCTACCCCATTGCTAAGAGCAGGTGAAAGATTGAAAAAAGAAGGTGCAACTGCGATAGCAGTAGTTACAAGATTTCCTGATGATTTGGATAGTGAAGAATTAGGAGCCTATCGACAAGGGCATGGTGTAGATGTAATAGCAGGAGCTGAAGCTGTTATTAGTCATTTGTTAGTACGTCATTTATGCCTTCCATGTGCTCATGCTCCTGCTTTGTCTCCATTACCCATAGCAGAGGACTTGGACCCTCGCGCTGCTGGAGAAGAGCTTGGATATACATTTTTGCCTTGTGTTTTGGTGGGGTTAAGCCATGCACCTGATCTAATTCCTCGAGATACTCTTAAAACACTTAGTAATCTTACAAAGCCAAACTTCATCAGTATTGAAGATTTAGGTGCTGTAGTTGCGCCTATTGGTGCACTTGGAGGAGAAGCTGTTTTAGGATGTATAGAGAAGGGTATTCCACTTATTGCTGTTTCTAACCCAGGAGTCCTAAAGGTTGATTTAGATTCTCTTGGTTTAAAAGCTGACTCGCTTTTAACTAGTCATTTAAGAGTATATGAGGTAGATAATTATCTAGAAGCTGCAGGTTTAGTACTTGCCTTAAGAGAAGGTATAGCTATTTCTTCGTTAAAGCGACCAATACAAAAAGTTGTTGAGACTTGA
- a CDS encoding F0F1 ATP synthase subunit gamma, which produces MANLKEIRDRIVSVKNTRKITEAMRLVAAAKVRRAQEQVLRSRPFADRLARVLENIQSRMKFEAADSPLLKARAVQKVTLLAVTGDRGLCGGYNTNVIKRTEQRYGELSSQGFEIDLVLIGRKAITYFQNRSSQYKIRASFQDLEQVPTSKDAEEATSEVLSEFLSESTDRVEIIYTKFISLVSCDPVVQTLLPLDPQGIAKEDDEIFRITTKGSRFVIEKDPAPANEEPVLPSDVVFEQSPDQLLNSLLPLYLQNQLLRALQEAAASELASRMTAMNNASDNAKELAKTLNLTYNKARQAAITQEILEVVGGASV; this is translated from the coding sequence ATGGCAAATCTAAAAGAAATTAGAGACAGGATTGTTTCTGTAAAAAACACGCGAAAGATTACTGAGGCAATGCGTCTTGTAGCAGCGGCTAAAGTTAGACGTGCTCAAGAGCAGGTCCTTAGAAGTCGCCCATTCGCAGATCGTTTAGCAAGAGTTCTTGAAAACATACAGTCACGTATGAAATTTGAGGCAGCGGACTCTCCTTTGCTTAAAGCCCGTGCAGTGCAAAAAGTTACTTTGCTTGCAGTGACTGGCGATAGGGGATTGTGTGGTGGCTATAATACAAATGTTATCAAGCGTACTGAGCAACGATATGGAGAACTTAGCAGTCAAGGGTTTGAAATTGATTTAGTATTGATAGGGCGTAAAGCTATCACTTATTTTCAGAACAGAAGTAGTCAATATAAGATACGTGCATCTTTTCAGGATTTAGAGCAAGTTCCTACATCTAAGGACGCAGAGGAAGCCACTAGTGAAGTACTATCGGAATTTCTTTCAGAAAGTACTGATAGAGTTGAAATTATCTACACAAAGTTTATTAGTCTAGTAAGTTGTGATCCAGTAGTTCAAACTCTTCTCCCGTTAGATCCTCAAGGGATCGCTAAAGAAGATGATGAAATTTTTAGAATCACTACTAAAGGTAGTCGTTTTGTTATCGAGAAAGACCCTGCGCCAGCTAATGAAGAGCCTGTGCTGCCATCAGATGTTGTCTTTGAGCAAAGTCCTGATCAATTGCTAAATTCACTCTTGCCTCTATATTTACAGAATCAACTTCTTAGAGCACTACAAGAAGCAGCAGCTTCTGAATTGGCAAGTCGAATGACTGCAATGAATAATGCTAGTGACAATGCTAAGGAGTTAGCTAAGACATTGAATCTTACATACAATAAAGCTCGTCAAGCTGCTATTACTCAAGAGATTCTTGAGGTTGTTGGTGGAGCAAGTGTATAA
- a CDS encoding NAD+ synthase, protein MRLSLAQLNPLIGDLSGNSKKIIAACKDAYKNNANLLITPELSILGYPPRDLLFNPLFLEHQWDILDEIVTYIAEKTPQLTLLVGIAEPAQDLQVPNLFNSIALLKSSGWEVIARKQLLPTYDVFDEKRYFRAAQKSGVILLTENERTWRLGLTICEDLWVEEGIQGHRIEGPDPIADLTSKKIDLLLNLSASPFTHGKGLLRQRLASKAAKRLNCPVIYLNQVGGNDELIFDGSSFITDQKGKKTLSLPLCKESIVTWDATSNSSISSPSLKEDQEILLQALVLGVKDYVGKCGFKSVLLGLSGGIDSALVAIIACAALGAEKVSGILMPSPWSSEGSIIDANNLAKRLGIKTSTIPIASLMENYDITLKTTLGKLPQGLTAENLQARIRGTLLMAIANEQKHLLLSTGNKSELAVGYCTLYGDMNGGLAVIGDLYKTNIFDLCHWLDSNNAYQCRSDLGLPKTGDLVGSAILNKPPSAELSPNQLDSDSLPDYEVLDKILKALIEDRSNYKTLASKEYPSALVTKVKKLLKNAEFKRRQAPPTLKVSEQAFGSGWRIPIAST, encoded by the coding sequence ATGAGACTTTCCTTGGCACAGCTAAACCCCCTTATTGGGGATCTATCAGGTAATAGTAAAAAAATCATTGCCGCGTGCAAGGATGCTTACAAAAATAATGCAAATCTCCTTATTACGCCTGAACTTTCAATATTAGGATATCCACCAAGAGACTTATTATTCAACCCTTTATTCCTAGAGCATCAATGGGATATTCTTGATGAAATTGTCACCTATATTGCTGAAAAGACACCTCAATTAACTCTCCTAGTTGGAATAGCAGAACCAGCGCAAGATCTACAAGTGCCCAACCTCTTCAATTCAATCGCACTCCTCAAAAGTAGCGGATGGGAAGTAATTGCTAGAAAACAATTACTTCCTACTTATGACGTATTCGACGAGAAAAGATACTTTAGAGCTGCACAAAAGTCAGGGGTTATTCTCTTGACAGAAAATGAAAGGACATGGCGTTTAGGACTCACCATATGTGAAGATCTATGGGTTGAAGAAGGAATTCAAGGTCACCGCATAGAAGGGCCAGATCCAATAGCCGATCTTACGAGTAAAAAAATCGATTTACTCTTAAATCTGTCAGCATCCCCTTTTACTCATGGCAAAGGGTTATTGCGTCAAAGACTAGCCTCCAAAGCTGCGAAACGACTTAATTGTCCAGTAATCTATCTTAATCAAGTCGGTGGAAATGATGAATTGATTTTCGATGGGTCAAGCTTCATTACTGATCAAAAAGGTAAGAAAACACTTTCACTCCCACTATGTAAAGAATCGATTGTCACTTGGGATGCAACTTCTAACTCAAGTATTTCATCACCGTCTTTAAAAGAAGATCAAGAAATATTATTGCAAGCTCTAGTGCTAGGAGTGAAAGACTATGTGGGGAAATGTGGCTTCAAAAGTGTTTTGCTTGGACTCAGTGGGGGCATTGACTCTGCATTAGTAGCCATTATTGCTTGCGCTGCTTTAGGAGCAGAAAAAGTTTCAGGAATTTTAATGCCTTCTCCTTGGAGCTCTGAAGGATCTATAATTGATGCGAATAATTTAGCTAAAAGATTAGGGATTAAGACATCAACCATCCCTATTGCCTCGTTAATGGAGAACTACGATATAACTTTGAAAACTACTCTCGGGAAGCTTCCACAAGGTTTAACTGCTGAAAATCTACAAGCACGCATTAGAGGAACTCTTCTAATGGCAATAGCAAATGAACAGAAACACCTATTATTATCTACTGGCAACAAATCTGAATTAGCAGTTGGCTATTGCACACTCTATGGTGATATGAATGGTGGACTTGCAGTGATAGGAGATTTATATAAAACAAATATATTTGACTTATGTCATTGGTTAGATAGCAACAATGCATATCAATGCAGAAGTGATTTAGGCCTCCCAAAAACTGGGGATTTAGTTGGTTCTGCTATTCTCAACAAACCTCCAAGCGCTGAACTCAGTCCAAATCAACTTGATAGTGACTCATTACCTGACTATGAAGTCCTTGACAAAATTCTCAAAGCTTTAATAGAAGACCGCAGTAATTATAAAACACTTGCAAGCAAAGAATATCCTTCCGCTTTAGTTACGAAAGTCAAGAAGTTATTAAAAAATGCTGAATTTAAAAGAAGGCAAGCACCTCCTACCTTGAAAGTCAGTGAACAGGCCTTTGGTAGTGGTTGGAGAATCCCTATAGCATCAACATAA
- the ald gene encoding alanine dehydrogenase — translation MPSPVLSAPISSIGIPKEIKSDELRVAITPDGVKELVTQGLEVRVQTDAGKGLGIEDQDFSNAGARIVDRDEAWAAHLVVKVKEPQEEEFKFLREDMVLFTYLHLAAYPKVSEALLTAGTTTIGYETVQMEDGSLPLLAPMSEIAGRLAAQVGANLLEKPNGGRGILIGGCTGVRPARVIVLGAGTVGWNAARLAAAMDAEVMLLDRSPERLRKLEAYRKGRLESIVSSRGLLERLIPTADLIIGAVLTPGGRAPTLVDENMVAQMKNNSVIVDVAIDQGGCVATSVETTHTKPTINIKGVQHYAVSNMPGAVPFTSTEALVSVTLPYILGIAGRGLEGAITERPEIVSGLNTIGGSVCHPGVAKALGIPPRHPMACLN, via the coding sequence ATGCCATCACCAGTTCTATCCGCACCGATTTCTAGTATCGGTATACCAAAAGAAATTAAATCAGACGAACTTAGAGTTGCAATTACTCCGGATGGAGTTAAAGAACTAGTGACTCAAGGACTAGAAGTGCGTGTACAGACAGATGCTGGTAAAGGCTTAGGGATTGAAGATCAAGATTTTTCTAACGCAGGCGCAAGAATCGTTGATCGAGATGAAGCTTGGGCAGCTCATCTAGTTGTAAAGGTTAAGGAACCTCAGGAAGAAGAATTTAAGTTTCTGAGAGAAGATATGGTTCTATTTACATATCTACACCTAGCAGCATATCCAAAAGTCAGCGAAGCATTACTCACAGCAGGTACAACAACTATAGGTTATGAAACTGTTCAGATGGAAGATGGGAGCCTACCTTTACTTGCCCCAATGAGTGAAATCGCTGGTCGATTAGCTGCCCAAGTGGGAGCTAATCTACTTGAAAAGCCTAATGGGGGTAGAGGTATATTAATTGGAGGATGTACAGGAGTTAGACCTGCAAGAGTTATTGTGCTTGGCGCAGGCACAGTAGGATGGAATGCTGCAAGACTTGCAGCAGCAATGGATGCAGAGGTAATGCTCCTAGACCGATCACCGGAAAGGCTACGCAAACTAGAAGCATATCGCAAAGGACGACTTGAAAGCATAGTAAGCAGCAGAGGGCTTCTAGAAAGATTAATTCCAACAGCTGATCTCATAATCGGAGCTGTATTAACCCCTGGAGGTAGAGCTCCGACACTCGTCGATGAAAATATGGTTGCACAGATGAAAAACAACTCAGTAATAGTTGATGTAGCTATCGACCAAGGAGGATGTGTAGCGACAAGCGTTGAAACTACTCATACCAAACCTACAATTAATATTAAAGGAGTTCAGCATTATGCAGTAAGCAATATGCCCGGTGCAGTACCATTCACTTCAACGGAAGCACTGGTTAGTGTAACTTTGCCATATATTCTTGGCATTGCAGGACGTGGACTTGAAGGAGCAATTACTGAACGCCCGGAAATAGTATCTGGATTAAATACTATTGGCGGCTCAGTATGTCATCCAGGAGTTGCTAAGGCTCTTGGAATTCCACCAAGACATCCTATGGCATGCTTAAATTAA
- a CDS encoding nicotinate-nucleotide adenylyltransferase, whose amino-acid sequence MKNNSYSSIALLGTSADPPTIGHKILLTELSKIFPKVVTWASDNPSKSHKTSLNQRYELLNTLVEAIALPNLELKQELSSKWAIKTLERAAKHWPNKGLILIIGSDLVTDIPHWFEAKNVLQHAQLGIVPREGWPIGNSNLEKIKEMGGTPILLPLKIPETASSTIHNHLLFSQIPKALLPILKKKNLYGLSQKM is encoded by the coding sequence GTGAAAAATAATTCATATAGCTCTATTGCTCTGCTAGGCACAAGCGCAGACCCTCCAACCATAGGTCATAAGATATTGCTAACAGAATTAAGCAAAATTTTTCCAAAAGTAGTCACTTGGGCAAGTGATAACCCTAGTAAAAGTCATAAAACATCTCTAAATCAGAGATATGAGCTTCTTAATACCTTAGTAGAGGCAATTGCTCTTCCAAATCTAGAGCTAAAGCAAGAATTAAGCAGTAAATGGGCCATAAAAACTCTTGAACGCGCCGCAAAGCATTGGCCAAACAAAGGTCTTATATTAATCATTGGGAGCGATCTTGTTACAGATATACCTCATTGGTTTGAAGCGAAGAATGTACTTCAACATGCACAACTAGGGATTGTCCCACGCGAGGGATGGCCTATTGGAAATTCTAATCTCGAAAAAATTAAAGAGATGGGTGGAACTCCTATTTTATTGCCATTAAAGATACCCGAGACAGCTAGCTCGACTATCCATAATCATCTGCTTTTTTCGCAAATACCAAAGGCACTATTACCCATTCTTAAAAAAAAGAATCTTTATGGCCTCTCCCAAAAGATGTAA